In the genome of Phycisphaerales bacterium, one region contains:
- a CDS encoding acetyltransferase, whose protein sequence is MLPAPHADSRRTPPLRVFILGAGGHGRVVLDILLQAGRYEVAGLLDNNADIHGRRIDGFPVLGAIDDLVPLAEAHGAAGVLVAIGDNGVRRGLARRIEAAGLDLISAIHPAATIARNATIGRNVVIAAGAVVCAHCQVGDSVILNTGCIVDHQTMIGEGVHICPGVRIAGRVKIESGVFVGIGATIVPKVTLGCESIVGAGTVVIEDVPALATVVGVPARRVKLAAASEDIAAMLLPAHT, encoded by the coding sequence ATGCTCCCTGCTCCACACGCCGATTCCCGCCGGACCCCGCCACTGCGAGTCTTCATTCTCGGCGCCGGCGGCCACGGCCGCGTGGTGCTCGATATTCTGCTCCAAGCCGGTCGGTACGAAGTCGCTGGACTGTTGGATAACAACGCGGACATTCATGGCCGGAGGATCGACGGCTTCCCCGTCCTGGGCGCCATCGACGATCTCGTTCCGCTGGCGGAGGCCCACGGTGCTGCCGGAGTCCTCGTCGCAATCGGCGACAACGGCGTCCGTCGCGGGCTGGCACGCCGGATCGAGGCCGCCGGGCTTGACCTGATCTCCGCAATTCACCCCGCCGCAACGATTGCAAGGAATGCGACGATCGGGCGAAACGTGGTGATCGCGGCCGGCGCGGTCGTTTGTGCACACTGCCAAGTGGGAGACTCCGTGATCCTCAACACCGGCTGTATCGTGGATCATCAGACCATGATCGGCGAGGGCGTCCACATTTGCCCCGGTGTGCGCATCGCCGGGCGGGTGAAAATCGAATCCGGCGTGTTCGTCGGAATCGGAGCGACCATCGTGCCCAAGGTCACACTGGGGTGCGAATCCATCGTCGGCGCCGGCACCGTCGTCATTGAGGATGTGCCCGCGCTTGCGACCGTCGTCGGCGTGCCGGCACGCCGTGTGAAGCTCGCCGCCGCGAGTGAAGATATCGCTGCCATGCTGTTACCTGCTCACACCTGA
- a CDS encoding exosortase/archaeosortase family protein, translating to MAAGTWQASMRDGGRPEFDRLAQLKFGLLLVLFIGVFWELLDFVAPRWGQLVHAWLHEPDWSHGPLIPLFSAYLVYQRWDEIRKTPVRQAWVGLPIMVGGFLLYVWSLSGLLAFGYAQPLGLMITLLGTIIFLCGVPNLRYLGVPWMFLFFAIPMPQRLYFELTDPLRRMAATVAAAVLNLSPHLDVWRLGSNLEYSYHPPTPLRPGLQHDGVIGVADACSGMRSTVTLCALGVAVAFMSERPMWHRLVLVAACVPIATFCNFIRVTVTCWLHVFVDPKYASGTYHTMLGLLVIGLAFAIFAGLGRLLDVLFVEEEVDDDATPAKTQS from the coding sequence GTGGCGGCGGGTACGTGGCAGGCATCCATGCGGGACGGCGGGCGGCCGGAATTTGACCGGCTGGCGCAGCTCAAGTTCGGCCTGCTGCTGGTACTGTTCATCGGGGTGTTCTGGGAACTGCTCGATTTCGTGGCGCCGCGTTGGGGACAGCTTGTGCATGCCTGGCTGCACGAGCCCGACTGGTCGCACGGCCCGCTGATTCCGCTCTTCAGCGCGTACCTGGTGTACCAGCGGTGGGACGAGATTCGGAAGACGCCTGTGCGGCAGGCCTGGGTGGGACTGCCGATCATGGTGGGCGGATTTCTGCTGTATGTGTGGTCGTTGAGCGGCCTGCTGGCCTTCGGTTACGCGCAGCCGCTGGGGCTGATGATCACGCTACTGGGCACGATCATCTTCCTGTGCGGCGTGCCGAACCTGCGCTATCTCGGGGTGCCGTGGATGTTCCTGTTCTTTGCGATTCCGATGCCGCAACGGCTGTACTTTGAGTTGACTGATCCACTGCGCCGCATGGCTGCGACAGTGGCCGCGGCGGTGTTGAACCTCTCGCCGCACCTCGACGTGTGGCGGCTGGGATCGAATCTCGAATATTCCTATCACCCACCGACACCGTTGCGACCGGGACTGCAGCACGATGGGGTCATCGGCGTCGCGGATGCGTGCAGCGGGATGCGCAGCACGGTGACGCTGTGCGCGCTGGGGGTCGCGGTGGCGTTCATGTCGGAACGGCCCATGTGGCACCGCCTGGTCCTGGTGGCTGCCTGCGTGCCGATTGCGACCTTCTGCAACTTCATCCGCGTAACCGTCACGTGTTGGCTGCATGTGTTCGTGGATCCGAAATATGCCTCTGGCACCTATCACACGATGCTGGGGCTCCTTGTCATTGGGTTGGCTTTTGCGATCTTCGCCGGGCTGGGTCGCCTGCTCGACGTCCTCTTCGTGGAAGAAGAAGTGGACGATGATGCGACCCCCGCCAAGACACAATCGTAA
- a CDS encoding tetratricopeptide repeat protein translates to MAKQKRLNKNLVAFLTVMGMLLVLSVFALILQQQTQRDAATLAEMAARRAAAGDLLQASRFYKEAYRVSARAGEADVAYLAKQADCLLELGELGVWNGELTTANAQRPNDPNILRIHLAGLLRLQWISRQVWYPAKWREVGEKLRRLDPQDGQAAAAMAQGLWQDPDPSRHSEGDELAREAYELAPQDPRVAQTYLRYLQRQAPAGQMLGPEALARVLVALEPAVTAHPDDVQIVATYVDLLRFLRNQAREAGATEEADAHLKAAVARLEAARTAHTDADGQLTSPELAFSMAVVSRDALLQRWADRIMEGPALTPEEMTAVQSEVGVIDQLLQRAIALAPAFYDAWNLRAEMTRFRFNADGTRVSPDAVAEAMLGVYREAQRTTETLRTLRAVIQADQRLRLLRRAFELALQRREVQTEEAARATAMREAKNFLDDAAVKYPQHPLTHYMRGQYLTFERNNKAAILAFEEARQTASAANIDNAGFWLETAGVPRLPSEELASRYYEEGQLGKVVEFGQQARQQYEQARLEPPVPFMLMLAQARLQLNQPEEALQLLRVVQAAAERGGQREGWERLALLARTALGTAAPREGEADTPSMRLYMAQVAARSNQVDQALKLYQHVLNDGNSSDEEFVVAAQQATALLTNADEALRLADELLAKDERPAVRPSLALLRWGLRHREPGRLQGAELAAAEAELNDVLALIEDPLRREQTAYNVYRQFDAERALEILGRLQQQAGTVDMGLLDQEFRLRLTLFERHGRVADEQRAEALAAQLATHGDRRGWDQAGGATYRGQLALARGKFDDAIREFRQAQRALPASDELALLLSRALLGANRAREATETLEGALAASPQNVDIADLLQRAYDSMAGAALGADKTQYERRAREIRTQVRRINPNHPRVLGWAQRERELSDPLAALAERERRLAQDPGNLGDLLRVAALYSTAWDQLYARLDTLPPAAAELRARGEAFFATELARVPAEGLVPLVQEAVNFHFVTGQAPQAEALLRRLMTEQHGVAVLQMQVLLAKLYALQDNEAAAEREYLAAQQAIATHASDPNEAGQLELFVGRELIEHYRNIGRLNKVIDACRWVLERTSGRGVNPNELATVRGRLVDALLRDGRLAEAEQDLADLLRESPDNLAGLGFKAQIEIQRGARDAALATLGRILEIDSQNGWAFFTRGRLFRDLAQFDEARRELERAAELAVRTPELAPVVHETLAELYERAVEHDRAESQWMAMLDAIEKLPTATTLMRQAAVQRIVRFLYQTRRDFERAQRLISEAMARNPNDALWPFELGRLFEERARSANTPAARATEDYNSAAGYYRQAADRIFTMPAELAMEEARIAGARGASLQLAASAMLAQMNALTRAGRPRDTLAQLQVLAAEAEGLRGDKPDSLLFELDALLQRLPASLRAQISTNMRAQVAVDWSARLLVERAKAEGTLGNADGARRAWAAAVATAGRLELGLLGEVISAVKEALPASEVDGVLAAAAQMDGLAPIGVDRVQTMRGQFALDRGEPEEALGLLRPVLEKLPPDSAEHQAALLTAALAYERLGDVAATRAAYEQVLAQNANHPVALNNLAFLLVTAEPPNQALAEALEYAERLRTRVGASAATATMLDTIGWVYFKNNRMQEALTLLEDARRLGGVSVDVNRRLGYVYEALRRPVDARRVWSEAVERARASNDAAKVRELEDLIQKLP, encoded by the coding sequence ATGGCCAAGCAAAAGCGGCTCAACAAGAACCTGGTGGCCTTCCTGACCGTGATGGGCATGCTGCTCGTGCTATCCGTCTTCGCACTGATCCTGCAGCAACAGACCCAGCGTGACGCGGCGACATTGGCTGAGATGGCGGCGCGCCGTGCGGCCGCCGGCGATCTGCTGCAAGCCAGTCGCTTCTACAAGGAAGCATACCGGGTCAGCGCCCGCGCGGGTGAGGCCGACGTAGCGTACCTTGCCAAGCAGGCCGATTGCCTGCTGGAACTCGGGGAGTTGGGTGTCTGGAACGGTGAACTGACCACGGCGAACGCCCAACGGCCGAACGATCCGAACATCCTGCGGATACACCTGGCCGGTTTGTTGCGGTTACAATGGATCAGCCGGCAGGTGTGGTATCCCGCGAAGTGGCGCGAGGTGGGTGAGAAACTGCGCCGTCTTGATCCGCAGGATGGGCAAGCCGCGGCCGCGATGGCGCAAGGTCTCTGGCAAGACCCCGACCCGAGCCGGCACAGCGAGGGGGACGAACTCGCTCGCGAAGCGTACGAGCTCGCGCCACAGGACCCGCGCGTGGCGCAGACCTACCTGCGGTATCTGCAGCGACAGGCCCCGGCCGGGCAAATGTTGGGACCTGAGGCCCTGGCCAGGGTTCTTGTCGCACTCGAACCGGCGGTGACGGCGCATCCGGATGACGTCCAGATCGTCGCAACCTATGTGGACCTGTTGCGATTCCTGCGGAACCAGGCGCGTGAAGCCGGCGCCACTGAAGAAGCCGATGCACACTTGAAGGCAGCGGTCGCACGGCTGGAAGCGGCGCGTACCGCGCACACGGACGCGGACGGGCAGCTCACCAGCCCGGAGCTTGCGTTTTCTATGGCGGTCGTGTCCCGCGACGCCCTCTTGCAGCGGTGGGCGGATCGCATCATGGAGGGGCCGGCACTGACGCCGGAAGAAATGACGGCCGTGCAGTCCGAGGTAGGTGTCATCGATCAACTGCTGCAGCGCGCCATCGCGCTGGCTCCGGCCTTTTACGATGCGTGGAACCTGCGCGCGGAGATGACCCGGTTCCGCTTCAACGCGGATGGAACGCGCGTGTCGCCGGATGCGGTCGCCGAAGCAATGCTGGGGGTGTATCGCGAGGCCCAGCGCACGACCGAGACGCTGCGCACCTTGCGGGCGGTCATCCAGGCGGACCAGCGGCTGCGGCTGCTGCGGCGGGCTTTCGAGTTGGCGCTGCAGAGGCGTGAGGTGCAGACGGAGGAGGCCGCTCGAGCCACGGCGATGCGGGAGGCCAAGAACTTCCTGGATGACGCGGCGGTCAAGTACCCGCAGCATCCACTGACACACTACATGCGCGGGCAATACCTGACATTCGAGCGGAACAACAAGGCCGCGATCCTGGCGTTCGAGGAGGCGCGGCAGACTGCGTCGGCGGCAAACATCGACAACGCGGGCTTCTGGCTGGAAACGGCGGGTGTGCCGCGCTTGCCAAGCGAGGAGTTGGCGTCACGCTACTACGAGGAGGGGCAGCTCGGGAAGGTCGTCGAGTTTGGTCAGCAGGCGCGCCAGCAGTATGAACAGGCGCGTCTCGAACCCCCGGTGCCGTTCATGTTGATGCTGGCGCAGGCGCGCCTCCAACTCAATCAGCCCGAAGAAGCGCTTCAACTGCTGCGGGTGGTGCAGGCGGCGGCGGAGCGGGGTGGGCAGCGCGAGGGTTGGGAGCGGCTAGCCCTGCTGGCCCGTACGGCGCTCGGTACGGCTGCGCCGCGGGAGGGCGAAGCCGACACGCCGTCGATGCGGTTGTACATGGCCCAGGTGGCGGCGCGTTCGAACCAGGTGGATCAGGCGCTCAAGCTGTACCAGCACGTGCTCAATGACGGGAACAGCTCCGATGAGGAGTTCGTAGTCGCAGCACAGCAGGCGACAGCGCTCCTGACGAATGCCGATGAGGCGCTCCGACTGGCGGACGAGTTGCTGGCGAAGGACGAGCGGCCGGCGGTCCGGCCGAGTCTGGCGCTATTGCGATGGGGTTTGCGGCACCGCGAGCCGGGTCGTCTGCAGGGGGCCGAGCTGGCGGCCGCCGAGGCCGAACTGAACGACGTACTGGCGCTGATCGAAGATCCGCTTCGGCGGGAGCAGACGGCCTACAACGTATACCGCCAGTTCGATGCGGAACGTGCTCTTGAAATCCTGGGGCGGTTGCAGCAGCAGGCCGGGACGGTTGATATGGGCTTGCTCGACCAGGAGTTCCGGTTGCGCTTGACGCTGTTTGAGCGGCACGGGCGGGTCGCGGATGAGCAGCGCGCCGAAGCGCTCGCGGCGCAGCTTGCGACGCATGGTGATCGCCGTGGCTGGGATCAGGCCGGTGGCGCGACCTACCGTGGGCAGTTGGCGCTGGCGCGCGGGAAGTTTGACGACGCGATTCGCGAGTTCCGGCAGGCGCAGCGGGCACTGCCGGCCTCTGACGAGTTGGCACTGCTGTTGTCGCGTGCGCTCCTGGGTGCCAACCGGGCCCGAGAGGCCACGGAAACGCTCGAAGGGGCGCTGGCGGCGAGTCCGCAGAATGTGGACATAGCCGACCTGTTGCAGCGGGCGTACGACAGCATGGCCGGGGCGGCCCTGGGGGCGGACAAAACGCAGTACGAGCGTCGGGCGCGCGAAATTCGGACGCAGGTGCGGCGGATCAATCCGAACCATCCGCGGGTGCTCGGATGGGCACAGCGGGAGCGCGAGCTGAGCGATCCGCTGGCCGCACTTGCAGAACGCGAACGGCGGCTGGCACAGGACCCGGGCAACCTGGGAGATCTCCTGCGCGTGGCTGCGCTGTACTCCACGGCGTGGGACCAGTTGTACGCGCGGTTGGACACACTGCCACCGGCGGCCGCGGAACTGCGTGCGCGTGGCGAAGCGTTCTTCGCAACCGAATTGGCGCGGGTACCGGCCGAAGGGCTCGTGCCGCTGGTGCAGGAGGCGGTGAATTTCCACTTTGTGACCGGCCAAGCACCGCAGGCCGAGGCGCTGCTGAGACGGTTGATGACTGAGCAGCACGGCGTGGCGGTCCTGCAAATGCAGGTGTTGCTTGCCAAACTTTATGCCCTGCAGGACAACGAGGCCGCCGCCGAGCGCGAGTACCTTGCGGCGCAGCAGGCCATTGCGACACACGCGAGTGATCCGAACGAGGCGGGGCAGTTGGAGCTGTTCGTCGGACGTGAGCTGATCGAGCACTATCGCAACATCGGCCGCTTGAACAAAGTGATTGACGCCTGCCGCTGGGTACTCGAGCGGACCTCCGGTCGCGGTGTCAATCCGAACGAACTCGCGACGGTGCGCGGTCGACTCGTGGATGCATTGCTGCGGGACGGGCGGTTGGCCGAGGCCGAGCAGGATCTCGCGGATCTGCTGCGTGAGTCACCGGACAATCTTGCGGGCCTGGGATTCAAGGCGCAGATCGAGATTCAGCGTGGGGCGCGCGATGCGGCGCTGGCCACCCTGGGGCGGATTCTGGAAATTGATTCGCAGAATGGCTGGGCGTTCTTTACGCGCGGCCGGTTATTCCGGGACCTGGCACAGTTTGACGAAGCCCGCCGCGAACTGGAGCGCGCCGCGGAGTTGGCGGTACGTACACCGGAACTAGCGCCGGTGGTGCACGAGACCCTCGCGGAACTGTATGAACGGGCGGTGGAGCACGATCGCGCCGAGTCGCAGTGGATGGCGATGCTGGATGCCATCGAAAAGCTGCCAACAGCGACCACCCTCATGCGACAGGCCGCGGTGCAGCGGATCGTACGTTTCCTGTATCAGACGCGGCGCGATTTTGAGCGTGCACAGCGGCTGATTAGCGAGGCCATGGCCCGGAACCCCAACGATGCCTTGTGGCCGTTCGAACTTGGGCGACTCTTCGAGGAGCGGGCGCGTTCTGCAAATACTCCGGCAGCGCGCGCCACGGAAGACTACAACAGCGCGGCCGGGTACTACCGGCAGGCGGCCGACCGGATCTTCACCATGCCGGCCGAATTGGCCATGGAGGAAGCGCGGATCGCGGGCGCGCGGGGAGCTTCGCTGCAACTGGCGGCGAGTGCGATGCTGGCGCAGATGAATGCGCTGACACGGGCGGGCCGGCCACGTGATACGTTGGCGCAGTTGCAGGTGCTGGCGGCTGAAGCCGAGGGGCTGCGTGGAGACAAGCCGGATTCACTGTTATTCGAGTTGGATGCACTGCTCCAGCGGTTGCCGGCCTCCCTGCGGGCACAGATCTCGACGAATATGCGGGCACAGGTTGCGGTCGACTGGAGCGCACGACTGCTGGTGGAGCGCGCCAAGGCAGAAGGTACACTCGGCAATGCGGACGGCGCGCGGCGGGCTTGGGCGGCGGCCGTAGCGACAGCCGGGCGACTTGAATTGGGCCTCCTGGGCGAGGTGATCAGTGCCGTCAAGGAGGCACTTCCGGCTTCGGAAGTGGATGGTGTGCTGGCGGCGGCGGCGCAGATGGATGGACTTGCCCCGATCGGGGTGGATCGCGTGCAGACCATGCGGGGGCAGTTCGCACTGGATCGCGGTGAGCCCGAGGAAGCGCTTGGGCTGCTCCGGCCGGTGCTGGAGAAACTGCCACCGGACTCGGCCGAGCACCAGGCGGCGTTACTCACGGCAGCGCTGGCCTACGAGCGGCTGGGGGATGTGGCCGCGACGCGCGCGGCTTACGAGCAGGTGCTGGCGCAGAATGCGAATCACCCCGTCGCCTTGAACAATCTGGCTTTTCTGCTGGTGACAGCCGAGCCGCCGAACCAGGCGCTGGCCGAAGCTCTGGAGTATGCGGAACGGCTGCGCACGCGCGTAGGGGCCTCGGCGGCGACGGCGACGATGCTCGACACGATCGGCTGGGTGTACTTCAAGAACAACCGGATGCAGGAGGCGCTGACGCTGCTGGAGGATGCGCGGCGACTGGGGGGGGTAAGTGTGGACGTGAACCGGCGTCTGGGGTACGTCTACGAAGCCCTGCGGCGGCCGGTGGATGCGCGGCGGGTGTGGAGCGAAGCGGTCGAACGGGCCCGGGCGTCGAACGACGCCGCGAAGGTGCGTGAGCTGGAAGACCTGATTCAGAAACTGCCCTAG
- the purU gene encoding formyltetrahydrofolate deformylase: protein MRNTARLLIACPDARGIVAAVATFLAEHGGNLLDSDQHTDKEHGEFFMRCEVEREGFGLGPDTFAAAWKPLAERFRMQWRAHWGLPRKRMAILVGRQTHCLSDLLYRWKAGELDVELPLVISNHPDAGDLVHDARVNFAVCAVTPETRVAQEAELQELLTDARADFVVLARYMQVLSPEFVRCWPQRIINIHHSFLPAFAGGAPYQQAYARGVKMIGATSHYATEVLDGGPIIVQDTTATGHRDTVTDLIRKGRDLERMVLSRAVRLHIDDRILVSQNKTVVFD, encoded by the coding sequence ATGCGCAACACCGCCCGTCTGCTGATCGCCTGTCCGGATGCTCGCGGGATCGTCGCCGCAGTGGCGACCTTTCTTGCGGAGCATGGTGGCAACCTGCTCGATTCTGATCAACACACGGATAAGGAGCACGGTGAGTTCTTCATGCGCTGTGAGGTGGAGCGGGAGGGTTTTGGATTAGGACCGGACACGTTTGCCGCCGCGTGGAAGCCGTTGGCGGAGCGTTTTCGCATGCAGTGGCGCGCTCACTGGGGCCTGCCGCGGAAGCGCATGGCGATCCTGGTGGGAAGGCAGACGCACTGCCTGTCGGACCTGTTATACCGCTGGAAGGCGGGCGAACTGGATGTCGAGTTGCCGCTGGTGATCAGTAACCATCCGGACGCCGGCGACCTCGTGCATGATGCGCGGGTCAACTTTGCCGTGTGCGCCGTGACACCGGAAACACGCGTGGCCCAGGAGGCGGAATTACAGGAGCTGCTCACCGATGCGCGGGCCGACTTTGTCGTGCTGGCGCGCTATATGCAGGTGCTATCACCGGAGTTCGTGCGATGCTGGCCGCAGCGGATCATCAACATTCACCACAGCTTTCTGCCGGCGTTCGCGGGCGGAGCCCCCTACCAACAAGCGTATGCACGCGGGGTAAAAATGATCGGGGCAACGAGCCACTACGCCACGGAAGTGTTGGATGGCGGACCGATCATCGTGCAGGATACAACTGCAACGGGGCATCGTGACACGGTGACGGACCTGATTCGCAAGGGACGCGACCTGGAGCGGATGGTGCTGTCGCGCGCGGTGCGACTGCATATCGACGATCGCATCCTGGTCAGTCAGAACAAGACGGTCGTGTTTGACTGA
- a CDS encoding polysaccharide biosynthesis/export family protein, whose product MADGRTLRVTSAVALGVIALAGLGGCAMVPPKSFLDPTKVGRFWLEPHETEILRVLSPLETPPGIVGANEPRPEDLVARYDEYRLSPGDTLQISILDLLTAGVPYEAVYEVSPLGEIRLPEVGAVRVEGLTEREVEQELRARLVEARILPRPVVTVFSQVRRGRVVMAIGAFRQSGPYPITDPNMRMLDLLGMAGDVDPSARRAYVIRRETSNAAAPRTEPAAPIRNDGGLLVEPPDEDIFAPVSLASQEGAGQPPPTEPAPPRREELEDLMVQPRVRTDTQPTGTAPEPGITPFVFDPATGEVLSAPTMRREDALAPALPALITEENYEQPFDWDAITDIGFRQRVIEIDLSQLKAGAERFNIVLQNRDTVNVPVDVGVFYIMGEVVRPGVYAFGGRQITVKQAIAIAGGMSPLAWPMRAEVIRREPGTDKQTTIPVNLDAIFAGLQEDFFMRDEDILNVGTSIVAPFLFVIRNSFRFTYGFGFVYDRNFADQDAYGGRPNPEAVRLQQRSSRGLLF is encoded by the coding sequence ATGGCAGACGGTCGGACGCTGCGGGTCACGTCAGCGGTTGCCCTGGGGGTAATCGCACTGGCGGGCTTGGGTGGCTGTGCGATGGTGCCGCCGAAGAGTTTTCTGGACCCGACCAAGGTTGGTCGGTTCTGGCTGGAACCGCATGAGACGGAGATTCTCCGGGTCCTGAGCCCCCTCGAAACGCCGCCTGGCATTGTCGGAGCGAACGAGCCCCGGCCGGAGGACCTGGTGGCACGGTACGACGAGTACCGGCTGTCGCCGGGCGACACACTGCAGATCAGCATCCTGGACTTATTGACAGCCGGTGTGCCGTACGAAGCAGTCTACGAGGTGAGTCCACTCGGGGAGATTCGACTTCCCGAGGTCGGTGCTGTACGCGTCGAAGGACTGACAGAACGGGAGGTGGAGCAGGAGTTGCGGGCACGGCTCGTGGAGGCACGCATCCTGCCGCGTCCGGTCGTAACGGTGTTTTCCCAGGTGCGACGTGGCCGGGTCGTCATGGCCATTGGAGCATTCCGACAGTCGGGTCCGTACCCCATCACGGATCCGAACATGCGGATGCTGGATCTGCTGGGTATGGCGGGAGATGTGGATCCATCGGCCCGCCGGGCCTACGTCATTCGGCGTGAGACCTCCAACGCAGCCGCACCGCGCACGGAGCCCGCGGCTCCCATCCGGAACGACGGCGGCCTGCTTGTTGAACCACCGGACGAGGATATTTTTGCGCCTGTGTCACTGGCGAGCCAGGAGGGTGCGGGACAGCCGCCGCCGACCGAGCCCGCTCCGCCCCGGCGCGAGGAATTGGAAGATTTGATGGTCCAGCCGCGGGTGCGGACGGATACCCAGCCCACTGGTACCGCTCCCGAACCAGGAATCACGCCATTCGTATTTGACCCGGCTACAGGGGAAGTTCTCTCGGCACCGACGATGCGGCGCGAGGATGCGCTGGCCCCGGCCCTGCCTGCCCTGATCACCGAGGAGAATTACGAACAGCCGTTCGACTGGGACGCCATCACGGACATCGGTTTTCGTCAGCGGGTGATCGAGATCGACTTGTCACAACTCAAGGCGGGGGCGGAGCGCTTCAACATCGTCCTGCAAAACCGGGACACGGTGAACGTTCCGGTCGACGTAGGCGTATTCTACATTATGGGCGAGGTAGTCCGGCCGGGGGTGTACGCGTTCGGCGGCCGGCAAATCACGGTCAAACAAGCGATTGCGATCGCCGGTGGCATGTCGCCGCTGGCCTGGCCAATGCGGGCCGAGGTGATTCGACGCGAGCCCGGGACCGATAAGCAGACGACGATTCCGGTGAACCTCGATGCGATTTTCGCCGGGTTACAGGAGGACTTCTTTATGCGGGATGAGGACATCCTGAACGTCGGCACGAGTATTGTGGCGCCGTTCCTGTTCGTCATCCGCAATTCGTTCCGATTCACATACGGGTTCGGGTTCGTCTACGACCGGAATTTCGCGGATCAGGATGCGTACGGCGGCCGGCCCAATCCGGAGGCGGTGCGGTTGCAACAGCGATCGTCGCGCGGGTTGTTGTTCTAG
- a CDS encoding GNAT family N-acetyltransferase, with product MYATPALEPNHGAPRLRTARLDLIAGTAAMNCADAAPDRPQLGDLLDADIAEDWPPELMRDVLSTWANIATERPAEIGWWNWYIIRDEAGPHDRILVGGAGFKGPPDEDGWIEVGYSILPSWQCKGFATEAVAALLAWAWQHPQVTYIAAETLPYLSAALRVLSKLGFEYAGDGSEPGAVRFKLARPR from the coding sequence ATGTATGCAACCCCTGCGCTTGAACCCAACCATGGCGCGCCGCGCCTGCGGACAGCGCGGCTCGATCTGATCGCGGGCACTGCGGCGATGAACTGCGCCGATGCCGCACCGGATCGGCCTCAGCTTGGGGACCTCCTCGATGCCGATATTGCCGAAGACTGGCCGCCGGAACTCATGCGTGACGTGCTGTCCACCTGGGCCAATATCGCAACCGAGCGTCCCGCCGAAATCGGCTGGTGGAACTGGTACATCATCCGCGATGAAGCCGGCCCGCACGACCGCATCCTTGTCGGGGGGGCCGGTTTCAAGGGACCGCCCGATGAAGACGGATGGATCGAGGTGGGCTACAGCATCCTGCCGTCGTGGCAGTGCAAGGGCTTCGCCACGGAAGCTGTTGCCGCCCTGCTGGCCTGGGCTTGGCAGCATCCGCAGGTCACGTACATTGCGGCGGAAACGCTCCCGTACCTCTCGGCAGCGCTACGCGTTCTTAGCAAGCTTGGTTTCGAGTACGCCGGTGACGGCTCAGAGCCCGGCGCGGTGCGCTTCAAGCTCGCACGGCCTCGGTAA